The window CTCATCTTTAGAAAATTTATTTTTAAATAATAGACTTGCAAAGAAAATAGCTAACGGCGGTACCATACCACCTGCCATTACAGCGGCCATTACGATACTACCACCACTTGTAACAGTAGCGGCTAATGTACCCGTTCCAAAAACATAAGCGGCTTTATTAATTGGACCACCTAAATCAATCGCCATCATACCACCTACTAATGCTCCTAGTAACGCTGCATTAGTGCCTGATAAGCCATTTAAGAAATTATTCAGACCATTATTAATAATTGACATTGGAACATTGACAACAAGCATTAAAGCGCCAGTAATAATAACACCGAAAACTGGGTAAAATAAAATAGTTACAATACCATTGAATGATTGTGGAACCTTAGCAAAAACTTTTTTCAAGAAATTAACGATATAACCGGCAAGAAAACCACCGATTAACGCTCCTAAGAAACCTGCTCCACCTGTTGATGCAATAGCCCCAGCTACAAAACCTGCCACTAATCCAGGACGATCTGCAATACTACGTGCAATAAATCCTGCTAGTACCGGTAACATAAAGCCAAATGCTGCATCCCCAATTTGTTTAAAATAAGCGGCCATCTGATTATAGCTACCTAATTGACTTAATTCTGAATTAGGAACCCCTAACATTTGATCGATTAGAAAAGCGATTGCTATCGCAATCCCGCCACCTATAACAAATGGTAACATATGTGTAACACCGCTCATTAAATGTTTATATAAGTTTGAGCCCGTTGACTGTCCAGTAGATTCTTCATTTCCTGACGTTTGTGCCGCTTGATAAACTGGCGCTTCATCATTTAGAACTTGATTAATTAAAACATCTGGCTGACGAATAGCATCTGTCACTTTACGATTTAGTAGCGGTTTTCCAGCAAATCTGTTCATTGAAACATTAGTATCTGCAGCGATAATCACACCTTTAGCTTGCTTAATATCTTCAGCACTCAATTCATTGCCTACCCCTTTAGAACCATTTGTTTCAACTTTAATACGAACACCCATTTCTGTGGCTTTTTTAATTAATGAATCTTCGGCCATATACGTATGAGCAATTCCTGTAGGACAAGCTGTCACAGCTACAATAAATGGCGCATCTTGTTCAGTAACAATATTTTCTTGATGATCCTCAGCAGCTAATTGTTGATCAAAAATAGCAAACACTTGTTCAGGTGTGGTCGTTTGTTTTAATTTATCTAATACCGCTGAATTATTCAACACTTTTGATAATGCCGAAATAGTTTCTAAATGCGTATTATCTGATGTTTCTGGTACAGCAATTAAAAAGAAGAGATGAACTAATTCGCCATCTAATGCATCAAAATCGACACCGCTTTCACTTTTGGCAAATAAAACCAAAGGCTCTTTTATATCCGCTGACTTAACATGGGGCATCGCAATGCCTTCACCTATCCCTGTTGACACTTGACTTTCTCTATCTAACAGACCTTGTAAAAGTTGCGCTTGATTACTACCATAACCTTGAGCAACCATTTTTTGTACCATTTCATTTAAAACAGCTGCCTTCTCTTTTTCTTTCAAAGAGAAGATCATCAAGTCTTTTTTCATTAAATTTTTTATCGTCATTTTTCTTTGCTCCTTTATTATAATTGGCTGATGCTCACATTCGGTAATTGTTCGTTAATTTGCTCCATTGTTGCCAAATCTTGCGTAAAAGCTGTCGCAGTTCCACAAGCTACAGCAATTTTATAAGCCTCAAGTGGATCATTTGTTTTTAATAATGTCTCTACAAAACCGGCTACCATGGAATCTCCTGCACCAACTGAATTAACTAAAGAGCCGTTAATTGCTTGCGCACGGTACACACCTGTTTTCCCAATATAAATCGATCCTTCTCCACCTAAAGACACAATCACATGTTGCGCTCCCTTATCAAGTAAGGCTTTTCCGTGATCAACTATTTCTTCTATTGATTCAATTTTCGTGTTAAATAGTAACCCCAATTCATGCTGGTTAGGTTTAACAAGTAGCGGTTCTTTAGAAAGTAATGGCCATAATTTTTCGCCACTTGTATCCACCACAAATGAAGCACCTTGATTTTTAATCATCGTTACTAATTCATTATAAAAATCATCCGACAATGACTTAGGAATACTTCCTGACAAAATCACCACATCACCCATCTTTATTTGAGCAATTTTTTGCATAAATTGTGCGACTTCTTGTGAATTGATAGTTGGTCCTAAACCATTTAATTCTGTTTCCGTATTAGCTTTCATTTTTAAATTAATCCTAGTTGGATGCTCAATCTTAACAAAATCATGAGGAATCTGATGCTCTGCTAATTTTTGCTCAATGAAATCTCCAGTAAACCCTCCCAAAAAACCAAGATTAGTAGCTGTTGTGCCTAAAGCTTTCATGATACGTGAAACATTTAAACCTTTCCCTCCAGGTAAGGCTTCTTCATCAAAAATATGATTCAATGCCCCTTCTTCAAAATGCTCCACCTTAAAAATATAGTCAATAGATGGATTTAATGTAATCGTATATATCATTGACTTTTCACCTCGACAATCTGAATTTCTTCTTTATATAATGAACGGAACTTAGATGGTAAATAATCAGTAATAATTTTACCTTCTGTCAGTTCTCCAAATTTCACAAAATTAATCATTTCAAATTTACTATGATCTGCTAAGATTAACACTTCTTCTGCATGATGCATAACAGACTCTTTTACAAGGGCTTCTTCTTCTTCTGGTGTTGTTAAACCAAATTGATGATGAATCGCATTGACCCCAACCAACGCTTTACTAAAATGATACTTTTCTAATTGCTTTAATGTTTCGTTCCCAACAATAGCACCTGTCGTCATTTTTAATTGACCACCTAAAACCGTTGTTGGAATATTTATTGAGCTAAGATACTGCGCATGAATAATCGAATTCGTCACAGCTCTAATTTTCTTTTCCTTTAAAAAAGGTAATACTTGATACGTCGCAGTTCCTGAATCAATAAAAATAACTTCATTATCTTTTATTAACTTCCCTACCCATTGACCAATTTTTTTTTTCTCTTCCATATGAAGGTTCTCTTTAATTGTTAGCGGTAATTCTGGTGTGACTTCTCTTATGATTTTAGCCCCACCATGCACTCTCTTTAATTTTCCCAATTCTTCTAACAACTGTAAGTCTCGACGGATGGTTGTTTCAGATGCATGTGTCGCTTCCACTAATTCTAAAACTTTAACGACATTATGGCTTTCTAAACTATTCATAATCAATTGATGTCTCTCTTCTGTAAGCACTTCCATCACTCCTCACAGATAATATACCACCAAAAACAACCAAAATCAACCATTTTCATTCAAAAAAAGATTAGAAGCAGTCAAAAATATTCATTGTTCTAATTATTTAAATACAAAAAAGGCTAATTCCTATTGGAATTAGCCTTAACTTGCGTGGCAACGTCCTACTCTCACAGGGGGAAACCCCCAACTACCATCGGCGCTAAGAAGCTTAACTTCTGTGTTCGACATGGGAACAGGTGTATCCTTCTCGCTATCGCCACCACACTTTTTATATTCGAATGAATTCCTTCACTCAAAACTGGATTGAAACAAAACTTGACGCTCCGAAATACAATTTTTTGGTTAAGTCCTCGACCGATTAGTATTGGTCCGCTGAATGCATCGCTGCACTTACACTTCCAACCTATCTACCTGATCGTCTCTCAGGGGTCTTACTTTCTTAAAGAAATGGGAAATCTCATCTTGAGGGGGGCTTCACGCTTAGATGCTTTCAGCGTTTATCCCTTCCACACGTAGCTACCCAGCTATGCCCTTGGCAGAACAACTGGTACACCAGCGGTGTGTCCATCCCGGTCCTCTCGTACTAAGGACAGCTCCTCTCAAATTTCCAACGCCCGCGACGGATAGGGACCGAACTG is drawn from Vagococcus xieshaowenii and contains these coding sequences:
- a CDS encoding PTS fructose transporter subunit IIABC, whose product is MTIKNLMKKDLMIFSLKEKEKAAVLNEMVQKMVAQGYGSNQAQLLQGLLDRESQVSTGIGEGIAMPHVKSADIKEPLVLFAKSESGVDFDALDGELVHLFFLIAVPETSDNTHLETISALSKVLNNSAVLDKLKQTTTPEQVFAIFDQQLAAEDHQENIVTEQDAPFIVAVTACPTGIAHTYMAEDSLIKKATEMGVRIKVETNGSKGVGNELSAEDIKQAKGVIIAADTNVSMNRFAGKPLLNRKVTDAIRQPDVLINQVLNDEAPVYQAAQTSGNEESTGQSTGSNLYKHLMSGVTHMLPFVIGGGIAIAIAFLIDQMLGVPNSELSQLGSYNQMAAYFKQIGDAAFGFMLPVLAGFIARSIADRPGLVAGFVAGAIASTGGAGFLGALIGGFLAGYIVNFLKKVFAKVPQSFNGIVTILFYPVFGVIITGALMLVVNVPMSIINNGLNNFLNGLSGTNAALLGALVGGMMAIDLGGPINKAAYVFGTGTLAATVTSGGSIVMAAVMAGGMVPPLAIFFASLLFKNKFSKDERSAGLTNLVMGLSFITEGAIPFAAANPLKVLPGFFVGSALAGALVSLMSIKLMAPHGGIFVIFLINKPLLYLLFILIGALVSAVIIGLLRNKVVE
- the pfkB gene encoding 1-phosphofructokinase, producing MIYTITLNPSIDYIFKVEHFEEGALNHIFDEEALPGGKGLNVSRIMKALGTTATNLGFLGGFTGDFIEQKLAEHQIPHDFVKIEHPTRINLKMKANTETELNGLGPTINSQEVAQFMQKIAQIKMGDVVILSGSIPKSLSDDFYNELVTMIKNQGASFVVDTSGEKLWPLLSKEPLLVKPNQHELGLLFNTKIESIEEIVDHGKALLDKGAQHVIVSLGGEGSIYIGKTGVYRAQAINGSLVNSVGAGDSMVAGFVETLLKTNDPLEAYKIAVACGTATAFTQDLATMEQINEQLPNVSISQL
- a CDS encoding DeoR/GlpR family DNA-binding transcription regulator, which codes for MLTEERHQLIMNSLESHNVVKVLELVEATHASETTIRRDLQLLEELGKLKRVHGGAKIIREVTPELPLTIKENLHMEEKKKIGQWVGKLIKDNEVIFIDSGTATYQVLPFLKEKKIRAVTNSIIHAQYLSSINIPTTVLGGQLKMTTGAIVGNETLKQLEKYHFSKALVGVNAIHHQFGLTTPEEEEALVKESVMHHAEEVLILADHSKFEMINFVKFGELTEGKIITDYLPSKFRSLYKEEIQIVEVKSQ